A part of Plasmodium coatneyi strain Hackeri chromosome 8, complete sequence genomic DNA contains:
- a CDS encoding D123 family has translation MITTHNGMHNDNGGMGLNGEVNEAAEAESIMDDCQCVTHPLGDDTVLLSSFLYEYLVDNFESIHLVLNSRKVKDSLLGHVKEKAQELKMRMENCTHGPQGDGGTILRGCDKTLQKIRQIHLDGLLLLSTDEADVEYNHNLVKVGIDLHLDRGIATVTSNECTLISRMWNYHLDGIITGGVNMGNTHPKEAQEKGPNGADTSKGVATQNQLKVVLRRSCINDSSTQEEDREIVNQLINTIMLHSISGETKLEEKKKKILFQNVHEWCYPPSSSTNDIQSRVHRINALLFDLFEPEFYNSTLKKSNSIEYKELYEQYHNVMIKSKHIKLNDLFVEYLLLDSVFLPSYVKRNTLRAVQEEDNEYSSFDSYSDASSDVSEEGTHSEAKSAHMGCDTVVEESTELGCHKNDLTHNYIPDDRCEKRKRKDLFKNEQFRSQLEEIQQAIEALNGSVFLRVNYKNLKKGSFVNNFSLEVNTLYDALLMLKSCTDVYKTLKQEQKNRDNYLILSKYINLNICFLFDVYVYSNSIVAVSQKCLNYYFDFLSKPDIIEEVVQTISVFFKKHIKDTFPQDHYILQLYIHTVKKTNKKKVLLINAKSWLFKNKHPLLTNNFFTNYLFTDGVDEHRGHPNSRGIYKIDASSFAVQPLTVHKSESGEVHMTTNITEPSSQHVTQEKEETDNQAGTAKEETQSDLYVCDGILYYCITKDEAIYKKNANLYPKDLNYVKEGEIDMDNLLETIKMQNGGALP, from the exons ATGATCACTACCCACAATGGTATGCACAACGACAACGGAGGAATGGGCCTGAACGGTGAAGTAAACGAAGCAGCGGAGGCAGAGAGCATAATGGACGACTGTCAGTGCGTGACTCACCCCCTTGGTGACGACACTGTCCTGTTGAGCTCATTCCTCTATGAATATTTGGTGGACAATTTTGAGTCCATCCACCTGGTTCTGAACTCACGCAAAGTGAAAGATTCCCTTTTGGGTCATGTAAAGGAGAAGGCACAAGAATTAAAAATGCGGATGGAAAACTGCACACATGGACCGCAGGGGGACGGTGGAACAATATTACGTGGATGTGATAAAACCCTGCAAAAGATCCGTCAGATTCACCTGGACGGGCTTCTTCTGCTCAGCACTGATGAAGCAGACGTGGAGTATAACCACAACTTGGTTAAAGTGGGAATCGATCTGCACCTAGACAGAGGCATCGCAACGGTCACTTCTAACGAATGTACCCTCATCAGCAGGATGTGGAACTACCACCTTGATGGGATTATCACGGGGGGGGTCAACATGGGAAATACCCACCCGAAGGAAGCACAGGAGAAGGGGCCAAACGGGGCAGACACGTCGAAGGGGGTAGCCACGCAAAACCAACTCAAAGTGGTTCTCAGAAGAAGCTGCATCAACGACAGCAGCACACAGGAAGAAGATCGCGAAATCGTCAACCAGCTCATTAACACCATCATGTTGCACTCCATAAGTGGAGAAACCaaattggaggaaaaaaaaaaaaaaattttattccaaAATGTTCATGAATGGTGTTATCCCCCCTCTTCATCAACAAATGATATACAAAGCAGAGTCCACCGGATCAATGCCCTCCTGTTCGATCTGTTCGAGCCTGAATTTTACAACTCCACTTTGAAAAAGAGCAACTCCATAGAGTACAAAGAATTGTATGAGCAGTATCATAACGTCATGATCAAATCGAAGCACATAAAATTGAATGATTTGTTTGTGGAGTACCTCCTGCTCGATTCGGTTTTCCTCCCAAGTTACGTCAAACGGAACACGCTACGGGCAGTACAGGAAGAGGACAATGAGTACTCCTCCTTCGATTCATACTCGGACGCATCATCGGATGTGTCAGAGGAAGGAACCCACTCAGAAGCGAAAAGTGCACACATGGGTTGTGACACCGTCGTAGAAGAATCGACTGAGTTGGGATGCCACAAAAACGACCTCACTCACAATTACATCCCGGATGATAGATGTGAAAAACGCAAACGAAAGGACCTCTTCAAGAATGAGCAGTTCCGAAGCCAATTGGAGGAAATACAACAAGCCATCGAGGCACTCAACGGAAGTGTCTTCCTACGAgtgaattacaaaaatttgaaaaagggcTCCTTCGTCAACAATTTCAGTCTAGAGGTTAACACCCTATATGATGCCCTGCTAATGTTAAAAAGCTGCACAGACGTTTACAAGACGTTGAAGCAGGAGCAAAAGAACAGAGACAACTACCTCATTCTATCAAAATACATAAATCTAAACATCTGCTTCCTCTTCGATGTGTATGTTTATTCCAACAGTATAGTGGCCGTGTCTCAAAAATGCCTCAATTATTACTTCGACTTTTTATCCAAACCGGATATAATTGAAGAAGTCGTACAGACCATAAGTGTCTTCTTCAAAAAACACATTAAGGACACCTTCCCCCAGGACCACTACATTCTGCAGTTATACATCCACACGGttaaaaaaacgaataagaaaaaggttCTCCTTATAAATGCAAAAAGCTGGCTCTTCAAAAACAAGCATCCTCTTCTTacaaacaattttttcaccaATTATTTGTTCACCGATGGGGTGGATGAACATCGTGGTCACCCAAATTCGCGGGGCATCTACAAAATTgatgcttcctcctttgcgGTACAACCCCTGACGGTACATAAAAGTGAAAGCGGTGAGGTGCACATGACAACCAACATAACAGAACCTTCGTCGCAACATGTCAcgcaggaaaaggaagaaacggaCAACCAAGCCGGTACTGCCAAAGAGGAAACACAATCTGACCTGTACGTTTGTGATGGTATCCTCTACTACTGCATTACGAAGGATGAGGCGATCTACAAGAAGAACGCGAATTTGTACCCGAAG GACTTAAACTACGTCAAGGAGGGCGAAATCGACATGGACAATCTGCTAGAGACGATCAAAATGCAAAACGGCGGCGCTCTTCCCTGA
- a CDS encoding HesB family member yields the protein MMFCGPCRCAYHLGKTNIPSKGVYGAHVKGEVVPNRLDHLVVRISRNKRSDPFEESFGGRQSPRPADSKAELGAKISTNRGAHFMASFGPNGESEKRGKEYLLNELNEFVSLDRRGEESGGTVKSSTQSEKNSNAGGHDEEVKLERLLKKRQGKKKDIVTITEKAKDEIKKLIKEYHSKEDKDTKNYVLKLFYIIKGCNGLTHSFNFVHRSELHANDELIFEDDCREKILLAIDSKCVLYVINTTLDYYRDDLTERFIFTNPNVTSVCPCGTSFHFNPGGSSS from the coding sequence ATGATGTTTTGTGGCCCCTGTAGGTGCGCGTACCACTTGGGGAAAACCAACATTCCCAGTAAGGGGGTATATGGTGCTCATGTAAAAGGGGAGGTAGTACCCAACCGGCTGGACCACTTGGTGGTCAGGATAAGCAGAAATAAGAGAAGTGATCCGTTTGAGGAGTCCTTTGGGGGGAGACAGTCTCCCCGTCCGGCGGATAGCAAAGCCGAATTGGGGGCAAAGATTAGCACCAATCGTGGGGCACACTTTATGGCCAGTTTTGGCCCAAATGGTGAAAGTGAAAAACGGGGGAAGGAGTATCTGCTGAACGAATTGAATGAGTTTGTCTCGTTGGATCGGCGGGGCGAAGAAAGTGGCGGCACGGTGAAATCCTCCACCCAGAGTGAAAAAAACTCCAACGCGGGTGGACACGATGAAGAAGTAAAATTGGAAAGGCTACTAAAGAAgagacaaggaaaaaaaaaagacatcgTAACGATAacggaaaaagcaaaagacgaaataaaaaaattgatcaaAGAATATCATAGCAAAGAAGATAAggacacaaaaaattatgttttaaaattattttatataattaagggATGCAATGGATTAACTCACTCCTTCAACTTCGTCCATAGGAGTGAGCTCCATGCGAATGATGAGCTGATCTTCGAAGACGACTGTAGGGAGAAGATCCTCCTTGCGATCGACAGTAAGTGTGTTCTGTATGTTATTAACACGACGCTCGATTATTACAGGGACGACCTGACGGAGCGGTTTATCTTCACCAACCCGAACGTCACGTCCGTGTGTCCCTGCGGGACCAGCTTCCACTTTAACCCCGGCGGGAGTTCATCGTAA